Proteins encoded together in one Dechloromonas sp. HYN0024 window:
- a CDS encoding acyl-CoA synthetase, producing the protein MVNPYSVGLEQNPANYVPLSPLSFLERSAFVYPRRISVIQGDRQYTWKESYDRSRQLASALKNRGIGKGDTVAVMLPNTASMFECHFGVPMIGAVLNTLNTRLDAEAIAFMLAHGEAKVLITDPEFTKVVKGALELLDGPKPLVIDSLDPDYHEGESLGEKSYEDFLLEGEPDFAWLLPENEWDAIALNYTSGTTGNPKGVVYHHRGAYLNSASNIISWGMPPHSVYLWTLPMFHCNGWCFPWTLAANAGTSVCLRKVDPALIFGLIKEHKVSHMCGAPIVYGMMINAPAALKEGIEHQVNGLIAGAAPPAAIIEGCETMGFNITHVYGLTETYGPASVCAKHPEWDKLPIDLRAARNGRQGVRYHMQEAIAVLDPVSMEAVPWDGETMGEIMFRGNLVMKGYLKNPKATEEAFAGGWFHTGDLAVVHSDGYVKIKDRSKDVIISGGENISSLEVEDVLYRHPAVIAAAVVAKPDEKWGEVPAAFIELKVDAKCTEAEIIEHCRAHLARFKVPKTVVFGELPKTSTGKIQKYVLRQHANSALAIE; encoded by the coding sequence GTGGTGAACCCGTATTCCGTTGGGCTGGAGCAAAATCCGGCCAATTATGTTCCGCTGTCCCCGCTCAGCTTTCTCGAGCGCTCGGCTTTTGTCTACCCGAGACGCATTTCGGTCATTCAGGGCGACCGCCAGTACACCTGGAAGGAAAGCTACGACCGTAGCCGCCAGCTCGCCTCGGCGCTGAAGAATCGCGGCATTGGCAAGGGCGATACCGTCGCCGTCATGCTGCCCAACACTGCTTCGATGTTCGAGTGCCATTTCGGCGTGCCGATGATCGGTGCCGTGCTCAATACCCTGAACACCCGCCTCGACGCCGAAGCCATCGCCTTCATGCTGGCCCATGGCGAAGCCAAGGTGCTGATCACCGATCCCGAATTCACCAAGGTCGTCAAGGGTGCGCTGGAATTGCTCGACGGGCCGAAGCCGCTGGTCATTGACAGCCTTGACCCGGATTACCACGAGGGCGAGTCTCTCGGGGAAAAGAGCTACGAAGACTTCCTGCTCGAAGGCGAGCCCGACTTCGCCTGGCTACTGCCGGAAAACGAGTGGGATGCCATTGCCCTGAACTACACCTCGGGCACCACCGGCAATCCCAAGGGTGTTGTCTACCACCATCGTGGCGCCTACCTCAATTCGGCCTCCAACATCATTTCCTGGGGCATGCCGCCGCACTCGGTCTATTTGTGGACCCTGCCGATGTTCCATTGCAACGGCTGGTGCTTTCCGTGGACCCTGGCGGCCAACGCCGGTACCAGTGTCTGCCTGCGCAAGGTCGATCCGGCCCTGATCTTCGGTTTGATCAAGGAGCACAAGGTCAGCCACATGTGCGGTGCGCCGATTGTGTACGGCATGATGATCAATGCCCCGGCTGCCCTCAAGGAAGGCATCGAGCACCAGGTTAATGGCCTGATCGCCGGTGCCGCGCCTCCGGCTGCCATCATCGAAGGCTGCGAAACGATGGGTTTCAACATTACCCACGTTTATGGTCTGACCGAAACCTACGGACCGGCCTCGGTCTGTGCCAAGCACCCGGAATGGGACAAGCTGCCGATCGACCTGCGCGCCGCCCGTAACGGCCGTCAGGGCGTGCGTTATCACATGCAGGAAGCGATTGCCGTGCTCGACCCGGTGTCGATGGAAGCGGTGCCCTGGGATGGTGAAACGATGGGCGAGATCATGTTCCGCGGCAACCTGGTCATGAAGGGTTACCTGAAGAATCCGAAGGCAACCGAAGAAGCCTTCGCCGGCGGTTGGTTCCATACCGGCGACCTGGCCGTCGTGCATAGCGACGGTTACGTCAAGATCAAGGATCGCTCCAAGGACGTCATCATCTCTGGCGGCGAGAACATTTCCTCGCTGGAAGTCGAGGATGTCCTCTATCGTCATCCGGCAGTCATTGCTGCCGCCGTGGTCGCCAAGCCGGACGAGAAGTGGGGCGAAGTGCCGGCTGCCTTCATTGAACTGAAGGTCGATGCCAAGTGCACCGAAGCCGAGATCATCGAACACTGCCGCGCCCATCTGGCCCGTTTTAAGGTGCCGAAGACCGTGGTGTTCGGCGAATTGCCCAAAACCTCGACCGGCAAGATCCAGAAGTACGTCCTGCGTCAGCACGCCAACTCGGCGCTCGCCATCGAGTAA
- the glmU gene encoding bifunctional UDP-N-acetylglucosamine diphosphorylase/glucosamine-1-phosphate N-acetyltransferase GlmU, whose translation MNIVILAAGQGKRMHSNLPKVLHPIAGKPLAQHVIDTARLLAPEKLIVVYGHGGEVVRATLAADDILWAEQAQQLGTGHAVAQAVSQLGQAAQTLVLYGDVPLTSVATLKRLLQAGKDGLAILTVDLANPTGYGRMVRNAAGDIVRIVEEKDATPEDKAIREVNTGIMAMPTARLADWLGKLKNNNAQGEYYLTDIVALAVAEGLPVRSAQPEGEWEVLGVNSKVQLAELERQHQRNLADELLVAGVRLADPARIDIRGTLTHGRDVSIDVGCVFEGRVELADAVDVGPYCVLKNVKVGAGTRIAAFCHFEDAVIGPDGVLGPYARLRPGTELGPEVHIGNFVEVKKSVIGAQSKANHLAYIGDAEIGQRVNVGAGTITCNYDGANKFKTIIEDDVFIGSDTQLVAPVTVGRGATLGAGTTLTKNAPPDALTVSRAKQMTLSGWERPKKVTK comes from the coding sequence ATGAATATCGTCATACTCGCTGCCGGCCAGGGCAAGCGCATGCATTCCAACCTGCCCAAGGTCCTGCACCCGATAGCCGGCAAACCACTGGCCCAGCATGTGATCGATACGGCTCGCCTTCTTGCGCCCGAGAAGTTGATCGTGGTGTACGGCCATGGTGGTGAAGTGGTTCGCGCCACGCTTGCTGCCGACGATATCCTGTGGGCTGAGCAGGCCCAGCAACTGGGTACCGGCCACGCGGTCGCCCAGGCCGTATCGCAACTGGGTCAAGCCGCCCAGACACTGGTCCTTTACGGCGATGTTCCCCTGACCTCGGTAGCCACGCTGAAGCGCCTGTTGCAGGCAGGCAAGGACGGTCTGGCCATCCTTACCGTCGACCTTGCCAACCCCACCGGCTATGGGCGCATGGTGCGAAATGCTGCCGGAGATATTGTACGTATTGTCGAGGAAAAGGATGCGACGCCCGAGGACAAGGCAATCCGTGAGGTCAACACCGGCATCATGGCGATGCCCACCGCACGACTGGCCGACTGGCTGGGCAAGCTCAAGAACAACAACGCCCAGGGCGAGTACTACCTGACCGACATCGTGGCGCTGGCCGTTGCTGAAGGCCTGCCGGTACGTTCGGCCCAGCCGGAAGGCGAATGGGAGGTTCTCGGCGTCAATAGCAAGGTGCAGCTGGCCGAACTGGAGCGCCAGCACCAGCGCAATCTGGCCGACGAGTTACTGGTTGCCGGGGTAAGGCTGGCCGATCCGGCGCGTATCGATATCCGGGGCACTTTGACCCATGGCCGCGATGTATCGATCGATGTCGGCTGCGTCTTCGAGGGCAGGGTTGAACTGGCCGATGCCGTCGATGTCGGCCCCTATTGCGTGCTGAAGAACGTCAAAGTCGGTGCCGGTACGCGCATCGCTGCTTTTTGCCATTTCGAGGATGCGGTTATCGGTCCGGATGGGGTGCTTGGCCCCTACGCCCGACTGCGTCCGGGGACCGAGCTTGGGCCGGAAGTCCATATCGGCAACTTCGTCGAGGTCAAGAAGAGCGTCATCGGCGCCCAGTCGAAGGCCAATCATCTGGCCTACATCGGCGATGCCGAGATCGGCCAGCGCGTCAATGTCGGTGCCGGTACGATCACCTGCAACTACGACGGGGCCAACAAGTTCAAGACCATCATCGAAGACGACGTTTTCATCGGCTCGGATACGCAACTGGTCGCCCCGGTCACCGTTGGTCGTGGGGCCACACTGGGAGCCGGCACGACCTTGACCAAGAATGCCCCGCCTGATGCACTGACCGTGTCGCGGGCCAAACAGATGACCTTGTCGGGCTGGGAACGCCCGAAGAAAGTGACCAAATAA
- a CDS encoding response regulator transcription factor, translating into MKDNEPAKLIAIVEDDPDVAKIIEQVLADFGFRTVWCRSAGDLLRRLRTLAPDLCIIDLGLPDMDGIEAMQRVRAQSGCGILILTGRAHVSDRVMGLELGADDYVLKPFEPRELVARVRSIVRRREGGETPARQIAEFSGWRFNLGNNTLTEPSGEEHALSTAEADLLKVFVNNPNRILQREKLMGTRDLAPNDRAIDVRISRLRRKLEPDAQSPAFIKTVYGAGYLFLATVNWSGGAS; encoded by the coding sequence ATGAAAGACAACGAACCCGCAAAATTGATCGCTATCGTTGAAGACGATCCGGACGTCGCCAAGATCATCGAACAGGTGCTCGCCGACTTCGGCTTCCGCACCGTCTGGTGCCGCAGTGCCGGCGATCTGCTGCGCCGCCTGCGCACACTCGCCCCGGACCTGTGCATCATCGACCTCGGCCTGCCGGACATGGACGGCATCGAGGCCATGCAGCGCGTGCGCGCCCAATCCGGCTGCGGCATCCTGATCCTGACCGGGCGAGCCCACGTCAGCGACCGGGTCATGGGCCTCGAACTCGGCGCCGACGACTACGTCCTCAAACCTTTCGAGCCGCGCGAACTGGTGGCCCGCGTACGCAGCATCGTGCGCCGGCGCGAAGGCGGCGAAACCCCGGCCCGCCAGATTGCGGAATTTTCCGGCTGGCGCTTCAATCTCGGCAATAACACGCTGACCGAACCGAGCGGCGAGGAGCACGCCCTGAGCACGGCAGAAGCCGACCTGCTGAAAGTCTTCGTCAACAATCCGAACCGCATCCTGCAACGCGAAAAACTGATGGGCACCCGCGATCTCGCACCAAATGATCGTGCCATCGACGTCCGCATCTCGCGCCTGCGCCGCAAGCTCGAACCGGACGCGCAAAGCCCGGCTTTCATCAAGACGGTGTATGGGGCCGGTTATCTGTTTCTGGCGACAGTTAACTGGTCAGGTGGGGCTAGCTAG
- the fusA gene encoding elongation factor G — translation MSKYTTEALRSVALVGHGAAGKTSLAEALLFATGTINAQGSVDKGNTVADFDSQEKEAGHSLTSAVVNFGVENTHVHLIDTPGYPDFSGQAIAALAGVDTALIVINAQTGVELMTERMMCYAADRQLCRMIVINKIDAENLDLPGLVADIRERFGKQCMLLDLPAHGAADVVEVLEHQAGDADFESVAAAHRALIDQIVEEDEDLLAQYLEDGADPTAAALHAPFEKALRQGHLIPILFTSAKTGAGIKELLHVLAALAPNPAEGNPPPFYKGEPGDKTEPFQAVPDATKHVLAHVFKVVADPYMGKIGVFRVHQGTMKKDMQLFVGDSKRPIKVGHLYQLQGKDSIEVDELLPGDIGAIAKIDEIDFDCVLHDSHDEDHIHLVPLEFPKPMAGLAVETKKKGDEQRLFDILGKLAMEDPTFVIERHPTSNETVVRGLGEIHLKAKLARMAGQYKLEVDTKPPRIPYCETITGSAEAMYRHKKQSGGAGQFGEVHLRIEPKGRGEGFEFVDAVKGGVIPGVFMAAVEKGIRQGLEGGVVAGHAVDDLKVTVFDGKTHAVDGKEVAFTIAGRKAVIEAIRGAKPIVLEPIVNIEIIVPETAIGDLTGDLSGRRGHITGTDGRGHGMAAITGEVPLAELNDYQSRLKSLTGGQGSYTIEFSRYAAVPPNVQQQLASRFQLHDDDE, via the coding sequence ATGTCCAAGTACACCACCGAGGCTCTTCGTTCTGTAGCGCTGGTTGGCCATGGTGCTGCCGGCAAGACCAGTCTGGCCGAGGCCCTGCTCTTTGCCACCGGCACCATCAATGCCCAGGGCAGCGTCGACAAGGGCAATACGGTCGCCGACTTCGATAGCCAGGAAAAAGAGGCGGGCCACTCCCTGACGTCTGCGGTCGTCAATTTTGGCGTTGAAAACACCCATGTTCACCTTATCGACACGCCGGGCTACCCGGATTTCTCGGGCCAGGCGATTGCTGCGCTGGCCGGGGTCGATACCGCTCTGATCGTGATCAATGCCCAGACTGGCGTCGAACTGATGACCGAGCGCATGATGTGCTATGCCGCTGATCGCCAGTTGTGCCGGATGATCGTGATCAACAAGATTGATGCCGAAAACCTCGATCTGCCCGGCCTGGTCGCCGATATTCGCGAACGCTTCGGCAAGCAGTGCATGCTGCTCGACCTGCCGGCGCATGGTGCTGCCGATGTCGTCGAAGTGCTTGAACATCAGGCCGGCGATGCCGATTTTGAATCGGTAGCGGCGGCTCACCGGGCGCTGATCGATCAGATCGTCGAAGAGGACGAAGACCTGTTGGCCCAGTACCTTGAGGATGGAGCCGACCCGACGGCGGCCGCCCTGCATGCCCCGTTCGAAAAGGCGCTGCGCCAGGGCCACCTGATTCCCATCCTGTTTACCTCGGCCAAGACCGGTGCCGGCATCAAGGAATTGCTGCATGTGCTGGCCGCTCTGGCCCCGAACCCGGCTGAGGGCAACCCGCCGCCCTTCTACAAGGGTGAGCCGGGCGACAAGACCGAGCCGTTCCAGGCTGTGCCGGATGCCACCAAACACGTGCTGGCCCACGTTTTCAAGGTGGTGGCCGATCCCTACATGGGCAAGATCGGCGTCTTCCGTGTCCATCAGGGGACGATGAAGAAAGACATGCAACTGTTCGTCGGCGACAGCAAGCGGCCGATCAAGGTCGGACACCTGTACCAGTTGCAGGGCAAGGACAGTATCGAAGTCGATGAACTCCTGCCGGGGGATATTGGCGCCATCGCCAAGATCGACGAAATCGACTTTGACTGCGTCCTGCACGATTCGCATGACGAAGATCACATCCACCTGGTGCCGCTCGAATTTCCCAAGCCGATGGCCGGTCTGGCTGTCGAAACCAAGAAAAAGGGCGACGAGCAGCGCCTTTTCGACATTCTCGGCAAGCTGGCCATGGAAGATCCGACCTTCGTCATCGAGCGTCATCCGACAAGCAATGAAACGGTTGTTCGCGGTCTCGGCGAAATTCACCTCAAGGCCAAGCTGGCCCGCATGGCCGGCCAGTACAAGCTCGAAGTCGATACCAAACCGCCGCGCATTCCCTACTGCGAAACGATCACCGGCTCGGCGGAAGCCATGTACCGGCACAAGAAGCAGTCGGGTGGTGCCGGCCAGTTCGGCGAAGTGCATCTGCGCATCGAGCCGAAAGGACGCGGCGAAGGCTTCGAATTCGTCGACGCGGTCAAGGGTGGGGTTATTCCCGGCGTCTTTATGGCGGCTGTTGAAAAGGGTATCCGCCAGGGCCTGGAAGGCGGCGTCGTTGCCGGTCATGCCGTCGATGACCTGAAAGTCACCGTTTTCGACGGCAAAACGCACGCTGTCGATGGCAAGGAAGTGGCCTTTACCATCGCCGGGCGCAAGGCTGTCATCGAAGCGATACGCGGTGCCAAACCGATCGTCCTGGAACCGATTGTGAACATCGAGATCATCGTGCCGGAAACGGCCATTGGTGACCTCACTGGTGACCTGTCTGGCCGCCGCGGCCACATTACCGGCACCGACGGGCGTGGTCACGGCATGGCAGCGATCACTGGCGAAGTGCCGCTGGCTGAACTCAACGACTATCAGTCACGTCTCAAGTCGCTGACCGGCGGCCAGGGCAGCTACACCATTGAGTTCTCGCGCTACGCCGCCGTCCCGCCAAATGTGCAGCAGCAACTGGCAAGCCGGTTCCAGTTGCATGATGACGATGAGTGA
- a CDS encoding YEATS-associated helix-containing protein: protein MSAELQPALQVTMPSGALDGHMLLILGIMVLAGILGGAANYFLSERRVDQGGQDWLKYPVFGVVAALTVPLFLNMLSSTLLEGARTKPLDLYVFSGFCLIYVVASRRFFENMAQRLMAQIDQLRREVGRIEQKKQEKPAVLIAKADQEVRKPVEPDPRDALSYNDVEILRALSEGGFVYGNLAAICDSTGLERDFVSQRLTVLKTMGVIETRINDKNVLHWFVSARGKSVLGDIMSGEGVKKSA from the coding sequence ATGTCAGCTGAACTTCAGCCTGCTTTGCAGGTGACCATGCCAAGTGGCGCACTCGACGGACACATGCTGCTGATTCTGGGCATCATGGTGTTGGCCGGGATTCTTGGCGGGGCGGCCAATTACTTCCTGTCTGAACGCCGCGTCGACCAGGGTGGGCAGGACTGGCTCAAATATCCGGTATTCGGTGTCGTCGCCGCCCTGACCGTGCCGCTGTTTCTCAACATGCTGTCGAGTACCCTGCTTGAGGGGGCGCGAACCAAGCCGCTCGACCTGTACGTGTTTTCAGGGTTCTGCCTGATCTATGTGGTCGCTTCCCGGCGGTTTTTTGAAAACATGGCGCAGCGACTGATGGCGCAGATCGATCAGCTCCGGCGTGAGGTCGGTCGCATCGAACAGAAAAAGCAGGAAAAGCCCGCCGTACTCATCGCCAAGGCCGATCAGGAAGTCCGGAAACCGGTCGAGCCGGATCCTCGGGATGCACTCTCCTACAACGATGTTGAAATCCTGCGGGCCTTGTCCGAAGGTGGCTTTGTCTATGGAAATCTTGCCGCCATTTGTGACAGTACCGGGTTGGAGCGCGATTTTGTCAGTCAGCGCCTGACAGTCTTGAAGACCATGGGTGTCATCGAGACCCGGATTAACGACAAGAACGTCCTGCACTGGTTTGTTTCGGCCCGAGGCAAATCTGTGCTCGGCGACATCATGAGCGGCGAGGGCGTGAAAAAAAGCGCCTGA
- a CDS encoding electron transfer flavoprotein subunit beta/FixA family protein, with translation MKILVPVKRVVDYNVKVRVKADGTGVDLANVKMSMNPFDEIAIEEAVRLKEAGIATEVVAVSCGVAACQETLRTAMAIGADRGILVETDVDLQPLAVAKLLKALCDKEQPQLVICGKQAIDDDANQTGQMLAALQNWPQATFASKVVIANGKAAVTREIDGGLETLEISLPAVVSTDLRLNEPRYATLPNIMKAKKKPLDTVKPADLGVDVAPRLSTLKVAEPAKRSAGIRVADVAELVNKLKNEAKVI, from the coding sequence ATGAAAATTCTCGTACCCGTAAAACGTGTGGTTGATTACAACGTCAAGGTTCGCGTCAAGGCCGATGGCACTGGTGTTGATCTGGCCAACGTCAAGATGAGCATGAACCCCTTCGATGAAATCGCCATTGAAGAAGCCGTCCGCCTCAAGGAAGCCGGCATTGCGACGGAAGTCGTTGCTGTCTCGTGTGGTGTCGCCGCCTGCCAGGAAACCCTGCGCACGGCGATGGCGATTGGTGCCGACCGTGGCATCCTCGTTGAAACCGATGTCGATCTCCAGCCGCTGGCCGTCGCCAAGCTGTTGAAGGCCCTGTGCGACAAGGAACAACCGCAACTCGTCATCTGCGGCAAGCAGGCCATCGACGACGATGCCAACCAGACCGGCCAGATGCTCGCCGCCCTGCAGAACTGGCCGCAAGCCACCTTCGCCTCCAAGGTCGTCATCGCCAACGGCAAGGCGGCCGTTACTCGCGAAATTGACGGCGGTCTCGAGACCCTCGAAATCTCCCTGCCGGCAGTGGTGTCCACCGACCTGCGCCTCAACGAGCCGCGTTACGCCACGCTGCCCAACATCATGAAAGCCAAGAAGAAGCCGCTCGACACCGTCAAGCCGGCTGACCTCGGTGTCGATGTCGCCCCGCGCCTGAGCACCCTCAAGGTCGCCGAACCCGCCAAGCGCAGTGCCGGCATCCGCGTCGCCGATGTCGCTGAACTCGTCAACAAACTCAAGAACGAAGCCAAGGTGATCTGA
- a CDS encoding PAS-domain containing protein, translating into MLVETPSSPHQPPRHEMLQAGLDLLDQGITVFDANLCLVAWNRTFLKLLEFPDELAYIGAPFAGFIRHNAERGEYGPGDIEAQIAERVAAARNFAPHVTERQRPNGRVLLLRGEPLAHKGFVTLYSDVTEQRYIENLTEYQNIQLDERVRRRTAQLENANANLRRASEENERIAAALRRSEERLRLINDTIPILIGYVDQNEVYQYANKGYSDWYGHPEGGVTGRAVLDVIGPQVYSQVRDPVRRALAGQQVTYEYQMERQGQTVFARSTLVPEITTDGSSLGFFVFSHEITEQKRMQAALVQAQKMEAIGQLTGGLAHDFNNLLTVIIGNLAALQDHRPDDSAVNEFVEPALQSARRGVQLIKRLLTFSRQQPLEPQAVDIGQLIVNLGKLVRRSLPETIAVSTDVAGTTVHALVDPGQLESALLNFALNARDAMPQGGRLHIAARAVELSTDAATFDVGPGQYALIEVADNGCGMDSKTLSRACEPFFTTKRLGLGSGLGLAMAYGFAKQSGGGISIQSQPEQGTTVLMVLPLTTPEPEIDAPGDDAALPNGGELVLLVEDEPNVRRVVRQQLIDLGYPVIEAEDGVQALAMIEQIPDIAIVVSDVIMPGGIDGRQLADQALIIHPAMRIVLMSGYTDEAEVGSDLPVLAKPFVRQDLARALRAAHREKP; encoded by the coding sequence ATGCTTGTGGAAACCCCCTCGTCTCCCCACCAACCCCCGCGCCATGAAATGCTGCAGGCCGGACTGGATTTGCTCGACCAGGGCATTACGGTTTTCGATGCCAACCTCTGTCTGGTCGCCTGGAACCGGACCTTTCTCAAGCTGCTCGAATTTCCCGATGAACTGGCTTATATCGGCGCGCCATTTGCCGGCTTCATTCGCCACAACGCCGAGCGCGGCGAATATGGCCCGGGCGACATCGAAGCCCAGATTGCCGAGCGGGTTGCCGCCGCCCGGAATTTCGCGCCACACGTCACCGAGCGCCAGCGTCCCAATGGCCGCGTCCTGCTCCTGCGCGGCGAGCCGCTGGCGCACAAGGGCTTCGTCACGCTCTACAGCGACGTCACCGAACAGCGCTATATCGAAAACCTGACGGAATACCAGAACATCCAGCTCGACGAACGGGTGCGCCGCCGCACCGCCCAGCTGGAAAACGCCAACGCCAACCTGCGCCGGGCCAGCGAGGAAAACGAACGGATCGCCGCCGCCCTGCGCCGCAGCGAAGAACGCTTGCGCCTGATCAACGACACCATTCCCATTCTGATCGGATATGTCGACCAGAACGAGGTCTACCAGTACGCCAACAAGGGCTATTCCGACTGGTACGGCCACCCGGAAGGCGGCGTTACCGGCCGCGCTGTGCTCGATGTCATCGGGCCACAGGTCTATAGCCAGGTGCGCGACCCGGTGCGGCGGGCACTAGCCGGCCAACAGGTCACTTACGAGTACCAGATGGAACGCCAGGGGCAGACCGTCTTCGCCCGCAGCACCCTGGTGCCGGAAATCACCACCGATGGAAGCAGTCTCGGATTTTTCGTCTTTTCGCACGAAATCACCGAGCAGAAACGCATGCAGGCCGCCCTCGTCCAGGCTCAGAAAATGGAAGCCATCGGCCAGCTGACTGGCGGCCTGGCACATGATTTCAACAATCTGCTAACGGTGATCATCGGCAACCTCGCCGCCCTTCAGGACCACCGCCCGGATGATTCGGCCGTCAACGAATTCGTTGAACCGGCCCTGCAATCAGCCCGCCGTGGTGTTCAGCTGATCAAGCGCCTGCTCACCTTCTCGCGGCAACAACCTCTCGAGCCGCAGGCCGTCGACATTGGGCAGCTCATCGTCAACCTGGGCAAACTGGTCCGCCGTTCGCTCCCCGAGACCATCGCCGTCTCCACCGATGTAGCAGGGACGACCGTGCATGCCCTGGTTGACCCCGGCCAGCTTGAAAGCGCACTGCTCAATTTCGCCCTCAACGCCCGCGACGCCATGCCGCAAGGCGGTCGCCTCCATATTGCTGCCCGCGCCGTCGAACTGTCCACCGATGCCGCCACCTTCGACGTCGGTCCTGGCCAGTACGCCCTGATCGAAGTTGCCGACAACGGCTGCGGCATGGACAGCAAGACCCTCTCCCGCGCCTGCGAACCCTTCTTCACGACCAAGCGACTCGGCCTCGGTAGCGGTCTCGGCCTGGCCATGGCCTACGGTTTCGCCAAGCAGTCCGGCGGTGGTATCTCGATCCAGAGCCAGCCGGAGCAGGGAACGACCGTCCTCATGGTGCTGCCGCTGACCACCCCGGAACCGGAGATCGATGCCCCCGGCGATGACGCCGCCCTTCCCAACGGAGGGGAACTGGTCCTGCTCGTTGAAGACGAACCCAACGTGCGACGGGTTGTCCGCCAGCAGTTGATCGACCTCGGCTATCCGGTCATCGAAGCAGAAGATGGTGTGCAGGCACTGGCCATGATCGAGCAGATTCCCGATATCGCCATTGTCGTCAGTGACGTCATCATGCCCGGCGGCATCGATGGACGCCAACTGGCCGACCAGGCGCTGATCATCCATCCCGCAATGCGCATCGTGCTGATGAGCGGCTATACCGACGAAGCCGAGGTTGGCAGCGACCTTCCCGTGCTCGCCAAACCTTTCGTCCGCCAGGACCTGGCCCGCGCCCTGCGCGCCGCCCATCGAGAAAAACCATGA
- a CDS encoding glutamate synthase subunit beta, whose product MGKPTGFMEFERLSESYDPVEQRLKHYKEFVHTLNDEDAKTQGARCMDCGIPFCNNGCPVNNIIPDWNDLVYRGNWKQALEVLHSTNNFPDFTGRICPAPCEAACTLGINAAPVGIKSIEHAIIDKGWEMGWVVPQPPKSKTGKKVAIVGSGPAGLAAAQQLARVGHDVTVFEKSDRLGGLLAYGIPDFKMEKTLVDRRVAQMEAEGVTFKTKVLIGDKNLPAGINNDATTVISADQLKADFDAVILAAGSEVPRDLPVPGRELKGIYAALEFLIPQNKEVQQGKANPINVKGKHVIVIGGGDTGSDCVGTSNRHGAASVTQFELMPMPPEEENKELTWPYWPYKLRTSSSHDEGCTRDFAVATKGFVDDGKGSVKALKAVRLDWKDGKMSEVAGSEFELPCDNAFLAMGFTNPVGGLLDAFGVEKDARQNAKATTDEAGCYKTNVAKVYAAGDVRRGQSLVVWAIREGRQAAREVDLFLMGATTLPR is encoded by the coding sequence ATGGGCAAGCCGACTGGTTTCATGGAGTTCGAGCGTCTCTCCGAGTCGTATGACCCGGTTGAACAGCGCCTCAAGCACTACAAGGAATTCGTTCATACCCTGAACGACGAGGACGCCAAGACACAGGGCGCCCGCTGCATGGATTGCGGCATTCCGTTCTGCAACAACGGCTGCCCGGTGAACAACATCATTCCGGACTGGAATGACCTGGTTTACCGTGGCAACTGGAAGCAGGCGCTGGAAGTGCTGCATTCCACCAACAACTTCCCTGACTTCACCGGCCGCATCTGTCCGGCCCCCTGCGAAGCCGCCTGTACGCTCGGCATCAACGCGGCGCCGGTGGGCATCAAGTCGATCGAGCATGCGATCATCGACAAGGGCTGGGAAATGGGCTGGGTTGTGCCGCAGCCGCCGAAGAGCAAGACCGGCAAGAAGGTCGCCATCGTCGGTTCCGGCCCGGCCGGTCTGGCCGCTGCCCAGCAGTTGGCGCGGGTTGGTCACGACGTCACCGTATTCGAGAAGAGCGATCGTCTCGGCGGCCTGCTCGCCTATGGCATCCCCGACTTCAAGATGGAAAAGACCCTGGTCGACCGTCGCGTCGCCCAGATGGAAGCCGAAGGCGTCACCTTCAAGACCAAGGTCCTGATCGGTGACAAGAACCTGCCGGCCGGCATCAACAACGATGCGACGACGGTGATTTCGGCTGACCAGCTGAAAGCCGATTTCGATGCCGTCATCCTCGCCGCCGGTTCCGAAGTGCCGCGCGATCTGCCGGTGCCGGGCCGCGAACTGAAGGGCATCTACGCCGCGCTCGAATTCCTCATTCCGCAGAACAAGGAAGTCCAGCAGGGCAAGGCCAACCCGATCAACGTCAAAGGCAAGCACGTCATCGTCATTGGCGGCGGCGATACCGGTTCCGACTGCGTCGGCACCTCGAATCGCCATGGCGCCGCCTCGGTCACCCAGTTCGAACTGATGCCGATGCCGCCGGAAGAGGAAAACAAGGAGCTGACCTGGCCGTACTGGCCGTACAAGCTGCGCACTTCTTCCTCGCACGATGAAGGCTGCACGCGCGATTTCGCCGTTGCCACCAAGGGTTTCGTCGATGATGGCAAGGGCAGCGTCAAGGCGCTCAAGGCTGTCCGTCTCGACTGGAAGGACGGCAAGATGAGCGAAGTTGCCGGTTCGGAATTCGAACTGCCGTGCGATAACGCCTTCCTGGCCATGGGTTTCACCAATCCGGTGGGTGGATTGCTGGACGCCTTTGGCGTCGAGAAGGATGCACGCCAGAATGCCAAGGCGACGACCGACGAGGCCGGCTGCTACAAGACCAATGTCGCCAAGGTCTATGCCGCCGGTGACGTGCGTCGTGGCCAGTCGCTGGTCGTCTGGGCGATCCGCGAGGGTCGTCAGGCGGCGCGTGAAGTTGATCTTTTCCTGATGGGCGCGACGACGCTGCCACGCTAA